The Gloeobacter morelensis MG652769 genome contains the following window.
GGGTCAAGGTTCTGCTGCTGGCCGACCGGGGCTTTGTGGACCTGGCCCTGATTCGACATCTGAAGTATCTGGGCTGGCACTGGCGGCTGCGCCTCAAAGCGGGGCTGTGGATTCACCCTCCCGGTAGCGGCTCGTTTCGCTTAGGCAGTGTGGCCATCCCTCCCCGGCAGGTGCAGTTGTGGCCGTCGGTGCGGGTGGGCAAAGAACGCTATGGCAAAGTGCATCTGGTCATGGCCCATCCCGAGCGGGGCAAAGAACGTTGGTATGTCCTTTCTGACGAACCGGTCAGTCTACAAACCCTTTGGGAATATGGGCTGCGCTTCCAAACGGAACAGCAATTCAAGGACAACAAATCCGGCTGTCTGAAGCTGGAGGATTGTCGGATTCGGCAGGTCAAGGCCCTCTCGCGCCTGTATCTGGTCGTCGCCCTGGCCGAATTGTACGGGGTGTCGCAGGGAGCGGCAGTCGTGGAGTTAGGCGAGCGGAGCCGGGTGGATGCGCATTGGTTTCGAGGGATGAGCTACCTCAAGATTGGCATCGAATGGGTAAAGCGCAGTCTGGCTGAGCGGTGCACCCGACCCGACCCCAGCGATGAGCAGTCGGCGGCAGTGCCGTCAAAGGCTGGAGCAGATAGAGTTTGGGCCGATTGTCGAGCGAAGACAGGTGGCCTGAGCATGGCGTTTTGTCCGTCACTCAGGAACCGCCAGACCGACCACCCAGTCGCTGTCCCCATCCGCCCAGTGCTCTTTTTTCCAGATAGGCGCGTCCAGCTTGAGGGTGTCGATGGCGTACTGGCAGGCACCGAAGGCGTCGGCCCGGTGGGCGCCCCCCACGGCGACGATCACGCTCGCTTCGCCCACGGTGAGCCGCCCCAGGCGGTGGTGGATGACGATATTGCCGGTGGCGGGCCAGCGCTCGCGGATCTGTCGGGCGATGCGCGCAAAGACCTCCAGGGCCATCGGCTCGAAGGCTTCGTAATCGAGAAAGGCGACCGCCCGGCCTGCTGTGCTGGCGCGCACCGTACCCACCATCGCCACCACCGCCCCCGAGGCCGGATCGGCCGCCAGGGCGTAGGTGCGCTCGATCGAGAGCGGCTCGCTCGTAAAGCACAAGTGTTCGCTGCCCACGGCCCTACCCTCCGCTCACCGGTGGGATGAGCACCAATTCGTCACCGTCGGCCACCGGGGTGTCGGGGGCGACGAACTGGCGGTTGAGGCCGTAGCGGACCACCGCCTCCCAGCGCGCCAGCTGCGGCCGCTCGCCCGCCAGGTACCGCTGGATCTGGGCGCAGGTGGTGCCCTCGGGCAACTCCAGCACCAGCTCGTCGCGCTCGAACGCCTCGCGGTAGCTGGCGAACAACTTGATCTCGATTTTCATCGCCCCCTGCGAACGCTTTTATCCCTATCGTGCCCCGCCTCAGTCGATGCTGATCAG
Protein-coding sequences here:
- a CDS encoding molybdenum cofactor biosynthesis protein MoaE is translated as MGSEHLCFTSEPLSIERTYALAADPASGAVVAMVGTVRASTAGRAVAFLDYEAFEPMALEVFARIARQIRERWPATGNIVIHHRLGRLTVGEASVIVAVGGAHRADAFGACQYAIDTLKLDAPIWKKEHWADGDSDWVVGLAVPE
- a CDS encoding MoaD/ThiS family protein; this encodes MKIEIKLFASYREAFERDELVLELPEGTTCAQIQRYLAGERPQLARWEAVVRYGLNRQFVAPDTPVADGDELVLIPPVSGG